The Daucus carota subsp. sativus chromosome 7, DH1 v3.0, whole genome shotgun sequence genome window below encodes:
- the LOC108203959 gene encoding uncharacterized protein LOC108203959 yields MNKNIQPGTIVEVKGEVEKLVLDAEWRNMIYGVEDRYFLHLMGEYYCNMKPIRGLDCIMHLTTIMGGKPILVDHKTLNKALHLPHRFISLPCVDIYSHFVFCKEEFQLYVGFFTDSDVPFGICDSNCGIHYKHFTPMYQLIALILRSNVLTKPNQDKHFDFFDLKFMFLFVTNRIDFSISYVILLNMINAHLVDYMPYGQMLTSVFGLFHLPLPTSLETKNNSYISVTHVRTQIPLDKCETQVATHSKFIASLQEEDVFLADNGSFMKMFEEQKLEMKRIKDENIAIINRVTYLEGIAATLGGARQMDIDIGNLYQVQMSGEGTFIDDIDMFHEIEAVGVGIGGQSSKGFTDLGTGSFMAAMEEALQ; encoded by the coding sequence ATGAACAAAAACATCCAACCTGGAACCATTGTTGAAGTGAAAGGAGAAGTGGAAAAGCTTGTGCTTGATGCTGAGTGGAGGAACATGATTTATGGGGTAGAAGATAGGTATTTTCTGCACTTAATGGGTGAATATTACTGTAATATGAAACCAATTAGGGGTCTAGATTGTATCATGCATTTGACAACCATTATGGGAGGAAAACCAATCTTGGTAGATCACAAAACACTCAACAAAGCACTGCATTTGCCTCATAGATTTATTTCTCTGCCTTGTGTTGACATATATTCTCATTTTGTGTTCTGCAAAGAAGAGTTTCAGCTGTATGTGGGGTTCTTTACTGATTCTGATGTGCCCTTTGGGATCTGTGACTCTAACTGTGGTATTCATTACAAGCATTTCACTCCTATGTACCAACTGATTGCCTTAATTCTGAGATCTAATGTGTTAACTAAGCCTAATCAGGATAAGCATTTTGACTTCTTTGACTTGAAGTTCATGTTTCTATTTGTGACAAACAGGATTGACTTTAGCATTTCTTATGTTATACTCCTTAACATGATAAATGCTCACCTAGTTGATTACATGCCATATGGTCAGATGCTTACTTCTGTGTTTGGTTTATTTCACTTGCCACTGCCTACTTCACTTGAGACTAAGAACAACTCTTACATTTCTGTCACACATGTTAGGACTCAGATTCCTTTAGATAAGTGTGAAACTCAAGTAGCTACTCACTCTAAGTTTATTGCTAGTCTACAAGAAGAGGATGTGTTTTTAGCAGATAATGGCTCATTTATGAAAATGTTTGAAGAACAGAAACTAGAAATGAAAAGGATTAAGGATGAAAACATTGCTATCATAAATAGGGTGACCTATCTAGAGGGAATAGCTGCAACTTTAGGAGGGGCTAGGCAGATGGACATTGATATAGGAAACTTATATCAGGTTCAGATGAGTGGAGAAGGAacttttattgatgatattGATATGTTTCATGAGATTGAGGCTGTTGGGGTTGGTATTGGGGGTCAAAGTTCAAAAGGTTTTACTGATTTGGGTACTGGTAGTTTCATGGCTGCAATGGAGGAAGCTTTACAGTGA